Genomic segment of Microbacterium sp. M28:
CTGTCGCGCACGGTCGACGTCGCCGGCATCCTGACCCCCAGCCCGGCGACCGAGGTCATCCGGGCCGCATCCGTCGACGGCTTCGACGTCGCGATCACAGGCGACCTGGTCGCCGGTGCCGACAGCGGACTCAGCGTCGAGGTGACCCGCGACGGCGAACCCGTCACGACGCTCGAGCCGTACCTGGGCGCGTTCGGTCACCTCGTCGCCCTCCGCGACGGCGACCTCGCCTACCTGCACGTCCACGCGCACGGCGACGAGCCGCAGCCAGGCGACACGGCCGGCCCCACCGTCGACTTCACCGCCGGCGTCCCGTCGGCCGGGCGCTACCTGCTCTACCTGGACTTCCAGGTCGACGGGCAGGTCCACACCGCGCAGTTCGTCCTGGATGCCGCGGCATCCGATGCCGCAGAGGACCACGGGTCCGACGGCGGCGGCGACCACGGCGGACACTGACACCGAGAAACCACTTGCGAAACGAGAAACCACCACTGGAGTGGTTTCTCGCGCGGGGAGTGATTTCTCGCGAACCGATCCTGAGGAGACACACATGAGCGACACGACAAGCGACGTCGCCAGCGTCGAGCTGGAGATCGGCGGCATGACGTGCGCCTCGTGCGCCATGCGCATCGAGAAGAAGCTCAACCGGCTCGACGGCGTGACGGCCACCGTGAACTACGCGACCGAGAAGGCGAAGGTCACGGCCCCCGCCGGCTTCGACACGGCGCTGCTCATCGCGGAGGTCGAGAAGACCGGCTACACCGCCGAGCTCCCCACTCCGCCCTCCGACAGCCGCGAGGCCGACGACGAGGACGCTCCGGATGCCGAGCTCACAGGCCTGCGCAACCGACTGATCGTGTCCGCCGTGCTGACGGTGCCGGTCATCGCGATGGCGATGATCCCGGCGCTGCAGTTCCCGTACTGGCAGTGGCTGTCGCTCACGCTCGCGGCCCCGGTGATCGTGTGGGGTGCCTGGCCGTTCCACAAGGCGGCGTGGACGAACCTCCGTCACGGCGCGGCCACGATGGACACGCTCATCTCGATGGGCACGATCGCGGCGTTCGCGTGGTCGCTGTATGCGCTGTTCCTCGGAACCGCCGGTGTTCCGGGCATGACGCACGCGTTCGAGCTGACCGTGGCTCCGAGCGACGGCGCCGCCAACATCTACCTCGAGGTCGGCGCCGGGGTGACGACGTTCATCCTCGCCGGGCGCTACTTCGAGAAGCGCTCGAAGCGTCAGGCCGGAGCGGCGCTGCGCGCCCTGCTCGAACTCGGCGCGAAGGACGTCGCCGTGTTGCGAAACGGCGTCGAGACCCGCATCCCGATCACGGACTTGACGGTGGGCGACGAATTCATCGTGCGGCCGGGCGAGAAGATCGCCACCGACGGAATCGTCGTCTCCGGAACCTCCGCCGTCGACGCCTCCATGCTGACGGGCGAGTCCGTTCCCGTCGAGGTCGGTCCAGGGGATGCCGTCACCGGCGCGACCGTGAACGCCGGCGGCCGTCTCGTCGTCCGCACCACCCGCGTCGGCGCCGACACCCAGCTCGCGCAGATGGCGAAGCTCGTCGAGGACGCGCAGTCCGGCAAGGCCGACGTGCAGCGTCTTGCAGACAAGGTGTCCGGGATCTTCGTGCCGATCGTCATCGCGATCGCCGTGGTGACGCTCGGCGCCTGGCTGGGTGCAGGATTCCCCGCGTCCGCCGCCTTCACCGCCGCCGTCGCGGTCCTGATCATCGCGTGCCCGTGCGCGCTCGGACTGGCAACCCCGACCGCTCTGCTGGTCGGCACCGGTCGCGGGGCGCAGATGGGCATCCTCATCAAGGGCCCCGAGGTCCTCGAGTCCACGCGCAAGGTCGACACGATCGTGCTCGACAAGACGGGCACGGTCACGACCGGTCGCATGACGCTCGTCGACGTGCACACCGCCGACGGCGTGGATCGCGCCGATCTGCTGCGCCTCGCCGGAGCGCTGGAGGATGCCTCGGAGCACCCGATCGCGCAGGCAATCGCGAAGGCAGCCACCCAGGAGCTCGGCACGCTCCCCGTCCCCGAGGACTTCACCAACATCGAGGGCAAGGGCGTGCAGGGCGTCGTCGAACGGCACGGGGTGCTCGTCGGCCGCGAATCGCTGCTGGCGGACTGGGCGCAGCCCCTCCCCGCCGCGCTGTCGGCCGCGAAGAGCGAGGCCGAACGGCAGGGTCGCACGGCCATCGCCGTCGGCTGGGACGGTCAGGCCCGCGGCATCCTCGTGGTGTCGGATGCCGTCAAGCCCACCAGCGCCCGGGCGATCGCCCAGCTGAAGGCCCTCGGTCTCACGCCGATCCTGCTCACCGGCGACAACCGCGCCGCCGCCGAGCAGATCGCGGCCGAGGTCGGCATCGACACCGTGATCGCCGAGGTGCTGCCCGCCGACAAGG
This window contains:
- a CDS encoding heavy metal translocating P-type ATPase; the protein is MSDTTSDVASVELEIGGMTCASCAMRIEKKLNRLDGVTATVNYATEKAKVTAPAGFDTALLIAEVEKTGYTAELPTPPSDSREADDEDAPDAELTGLRNRLIVSAVLTVPVIAMAMIPALQFPYWQWLSLTLAAPVIVWGAWPFHKAAWTNLRHGAATMDTLISMGTIAAFAWSLYALFLGTAGVPGMTHAFELTVAPSDGAANIYLEVGAGVTTFILAGRYFEKRSKRQAGAALRALLELGAKDVAVLRNGVETRIPITDLTVGDEFIVRPGEKIATDGIVVSGTSAVDASMLTGESVPVEVGPGDAVTGATVNAGGRLVVRTTRVGADTQLAQMAKLVEDAQSGKADVQRLADKVSGIFVPIVIAIAVVTLGAWLGAGFPASAAFTAAVAVLIIACPCALGLATPTALLVGTGRGAQMGILIKGPEVLESTRKVDTIVLDKTGTVTTGRMTLVDVHTADGVDRADLLRLAGALEDASEHPIAQAIAKAATQELGTLPVPEDFTNIEGKGVQGVVERHGVLVGRESLLADWAQPLPAALSAAKSEAERQGRTAIAVGWDGQARGILVVSDAVKPTSARAIAQLKALGLTPILLTGDNRAAAEQIAAEVGIDTVIAEVLPADKVDVVTRLQAEGKVVAMVGDGVNDAAALAQADLGLAMGTGTDVAIEASDITLVRGDLRSAADAIRLSRRTLGTIKGNLFWAFAYNVAAIPLAALGLLNPMLAGAAMAFSSVFVVGNSLRLRSFRSQATDA